A region of Campylobacter armoricus DNA encodes the following proteins:
- a CDS encoding OmpA family protein: protein MKKIIGLVSLASVLFAFDASKIEITPTFSYTTPEGNLDLKNYGGVGLRFGYHYDDLWIDQAELGLEYYDNAKYNNPNDNTHTDTSVSRFYINAIKGIDLANHVYLYGLLGTGYEYLSHGAYENKSGMFAQYGAGFKFALGEDLALRLEARDQIKFNNGDHNLISSVGLSFYFGNKAPKTPQTTTKQIEEKPQTKQIDKSCPEPRKGALLDHIGCEKTIALEGHFGFDQISINPEFAQKIQEVGKVLEENPQYYTILEGHTDSTGSKAYNQKLSLERAKAVAKELEKTGVAKEKIATKGYGFEKPKASNDTKEGRAQNRRVEAKFFIKE, encoded by the coding sequence ATGAAAAAAATTATAGGCTTAGTTAGTTTGGCTAGCGTTTTGTTTGCTTTTGATGCTAGTAAAATAGAAATTACCCCAACTTTTAGCTATACAACACCAGAAGGAAATTTAGATCTTAAAAATTATGGTGGAGTGGGCTTAAGATTTGGTTATCACTATGATGATTTATGGATAGATCAAGCTGAACTTGGGTTAGAGTATTATGATAATGCAAAATATAATAACCCAAATGATAACACCCATACAGATACAAGTGTATCAAGATTTTATATAAATGCGATTAAAGGGATTGATTTAGCAAATCATGTGTATTTATATGGTTTATTAGGAACAGGTTATGAGTATTTAAGTCATGGTGCTTATGAGAATAAAAGTGGTATGTTTGCTCAATATGGTGCAGGTTTTAAATTTGCTCTTGGAGAAGATTTGGCTTTAAGACTTGAAGCAAGAGATCAAATTAAATTCAACAATGGCGATCATAATTTGATTTCTAGTGTTGGTTTGAGTTTTTATTTTGGTAATAAAGCTCCAAAGACACCTCAAACTACAACAAAACAAATCGAAGAAAAACCACAAACAAAACAAATTGATAAGTCATGTCCAGAGCCAAGAAAAGGTGCTTTGCTTGATCACATAGGTTGTGAGAAAACGATAGCGCTTGAAGGACATTTTGGCTTTGATCAAATTTCTATTAACCCAGAATTTGCTCAAAAAATTCAAGAAGTGGGTAAGGTTTTAGAGGAAAATCCTCAATATTATACTATTTTAGAAGGTCACACAGATAGCACAGGCTCTAAAGCTTATAATCAAAAATTATCATTAGAGCGTGCTAAGGCAGTTGCAAAAGAACTTGAAAAAACAGGTGTTGCTAAAGAAAAAATTGCAACTAAAGGTTATGGTTTTGAAAAGCCAAAAGCTAGCAATGACACT